A genomic segment from Panthera tigris isolate Pti1 chromosome A1, P.tigris_Pti1_mat1.1, whole genome shotgun sequence encodes:
- the LOC122241908 gene encoding atherin-like has protein sequence MNEGEQGGQGPEGGTPSVLRHSLSPLVSHPPLYSASRGPPQPLLPPRRRRPLQNPPGRSARKQRGASVAFPSPPPAPPPPASPELSVAQTSPPGPAVPARPSPHAPRTLSNPLGSRRLFREQTLAAAGAGAARLGAGRRRGARRLVLTLLLPRPGREGAAGSCGSFLGGVGGQTGWCKRLQPTPFKGTRATASRVSVPRSPPPPPRYDMSQAFFLGAWRSPPSSPSPHLGSPPALVARAL, from the exons ATGAACGAGGGTGAACAGGGCGGCCAGGGACCCGAAGGGGGGACCCCTTCAGTCCTTCGCCATTCACTTTCCCCTCTAGTCTCACACCCCCCTTTATATTCCGCTTCACGTGGG CCACCTCAACCCCTCCTCccgccgcggcggcggcggccgctgCAAAACCCTCCCGGTCGCTCTGCACGAAAGCAGCGCGGAGCGAGTGTCGCCTTCCCCTCGCCACCcccagcgccgccgccgccggcgaGCCCCGAGCTCAGTGTCGCTCAAAcctcccctcccggccccgcTGTCCCCGCTCGGCCCTCCCCCCACGCCCCTCGGACCCTTTCAAACCCCCTGGGCTCGCGGCGGCTGTTCCGTGAGCAAACGCTGGCCGCGGCTGGGGCCGGGGCGGCGAGGCTCGgagcggggcggcggcggggcgccCG ccGGCTCGTCCTCACCCTGCTGCTCCCGCGGCCCGGGCGGGAGGGGGCCGCAGGCAGCTGCGGCTCCTTTCTCGGCGGCGTTGGTGGCCAGACGGGCTGGTGCAAGCGACTGCAGCCGACGCCGTTCAAAGGAACGAGAG CAACAGCATCACGAGTTTCAGTTCCCAGGAGCCCGCCGCCACCGCCACGATACGACATGAGTCAGGCTTTCTTCCTTGGCGCGTGGCggagccctccctcctccccctcgcCGCACCTGGGCTCACCCCCGGCCCTCGTCGCCCGCGCCCTCTAG